Below is a genomic region from Sphingopyxis terrae subsp. terrae NBRC 15098.
TGGTCGCGCGCATCAAGGACCGCGAATATGCCGACCGCCGCCTGACCACCTTTCCGGGGGGTTTTGTCCAGCAGCATGTGCTGAAGGGGCGCCGCGTTCACGACGACGGCCCGGTGCGCCTGCCGTGCGCCATCATCTGCGAGGTAGAAAACGGCCGGATCACGCGCCTCGACGAATATTTCGACAGCGCGCACGTCGCCGAATTCCGCAAATTTGCCAACGCCTGAGGAGT
It encodes:
- a CDS encoding nuclear transport factor 2 family protein: MNEQDDIRAMATRFFDAIEQGDIETMQNSFTPDAEIWHNTDELIVTPAQTAQTLTGMVARIKDREYADRRLTTFPGGFVQQHVLKGRRVHDDGPVRLPCAIICEVENGRITRLDEYFDSAHVAEFRKFANA